Proteins encoded in a region of the Desulfosoma sp. genome:
- a CDS encoding GDSL-type esterase/lipase family protein, with the protein MKKTVKFLVLLVCVQGMLGTASKALPWAWAGPPLMIVGDSLGEGVQSADANLRTQPYSYGVWVARQAGWNLVLPYIVSGPLGVVGDTSVRYRLFPYTTSSNLAVSGADSWSVLNDRALASSPRAISNETELVLFPRIGSQIEIVEAVKPTTVLCWIGSNDVLSAVLAFDQLNSTQISLLMTRPEDFEKNYRELVSRLGASAKQVVLADIPDVTHIGFLLDNDDLVRFLGPGNYLDEGSRTTVAALFSIRLGLADLSILQDPNYVLDSDETALIQDRTNALNQIIYETATQYGFPVVNISEKFNQIAENPPYYSGVPITPRYLGGLFSLDGVHPSNIGHALVANEFLSTLKVRYGWNVSTLNQSILNDIAAKDPFVDLDGDGRVRGRPLAGMLETLGPILGISGDVNESIPERTSKFMELSVEDRQEALNILDTLRDPSARGTTLWTPDQVRQVFRELFRL; encoded by the coding sequence ATGAAAAAGACGGTAAAATTCTTGGTTCTTTTGGTATGTGTGCAGGGAATGCTGGGAACAGCCTCGAAAGCTCTTCCGTGGGCCTGGGCGGGGCCTCCTTTGATGATTGTGGGAGACAGCCTGGGGGAAGGTGTGCAGTCCGCGGACGCCAATCTACGAACCCAACCCTACAGCTACGGGGTCTGGGTGGCGCGCCAGGCCGGCTGGAATCTCGTGTTGCCTTACATAGTCAGCGGCCCTTTAGGAGTGGTGGGGGATACTTCTGTTCGGTATAGGCTCTTTCCCTATACGACATCCAGCAATCTAGCCGTTTCCGGAGCAGATTCCTGGTCTGTTCTAAACGATCGAGCCCTAGCTTCATCTCCTCGAGCCATTTCCAACGAGACGGAACTGGTGCTCTTTCCCAGGATAGGAAGCCAGATCGAAATCGTTGAAGCCGTAAAGCCCACCACAGTCCTTTGCTGGATTGGAAGCAACGACGTGTTGTCCGCTGTTCTCGCTTTTGACCAATTGAATTCGACCCAAATTTCTCTGCTCATGACCAGGCCGGAAGACTTTGAGAAAAACTATAGAGAACTTGTCTCTCGATTGGGCGCCAGCGCAAAGCAAGTGGTTCTGGCCGACATTCCCGATGTGACTCACATCGGCTTTCTGCTCGACAATGATGACCTCGTTCGATTCTTGGGGCCTGGAAATTACCTCGATGAAGGCTCCAGAACAACTGTCGCCGCTTTGTTTTCGATCCGACTCGGTCTTGCCGACTTGAGTATTTTGCAAGACCCTAACTATGTGCTGGACTCGGATGAAACGGCACTCATTCAGGACCGGACCAACGCCTTGAACCAGATTATCTACGAGACGGCAACACAATACGGTTTTCCGGTGGTCAATATTTCCGAAAAATTTAACCAGATTGCAGAAAATCCGCCTTACTACTCAGGAGTCCCCATCACGCCTCGTTACCTGGGTGGGCTTTTTAGCCTCGATGGTGTGCACCCGTCCAATATCGGGCATGCCCTGGTAGCCAACGAGTTTCTCTCCACATTGAAGGTCCGATATGGTTGGAATGTGTCCACGCTCAATCAATCCATTCTGAACGATATTGCTGCTAAGGATCCCTTTGTGGACCTGGACGGGGATGGCCGAGTGCGAGGACGCCCTTTGGCCGGTATGCTGGAAACCCTCGGGCCTATTCTGGGTATTTCCGGCGACGTGAATGAGTCCATCCCGGAAAGGACATCAAAGTTCATGGAGCTGTCCGTCGAAGATCGTCAAGAAGCACTGAATATTCTGGACACGTTACGAGACCCTTCAGCGCGGGGCACAACCCTGTGGACGCCGGATCAGGTTCGTCAAGTCTTTCGCGAGCTCTTCCGCCTGTAA